The following nucleotide sequence is from Candidatus Zixiibacteriota bacterium.
TGTACCTGATTGTTCCACGTTCTTGGTTCCGATTGACACACAGGATTGATCAATGAACCCAACGACCACATCGAGCGCACGTCCCAAACGGGCCCTCGTGCCCGAGGCCGCCGACACGGCCGACCCGTTGACGTCCGAACAACTGCTCAATCTGTATCGCTGGATCTACGCGTCGCGGCGCGTCGACGACATGGAGCGCAAACTCAAGACCCAATCGCGTGTCTACTTCCAGATCTCCGGGGCGGGGCACGAGGCGGTGCTGGCGGCGCTGGGATTGACGGTACGTCCTGGGATCGACTGGCTGTATTGTTACTATCGCGATCGCGCCCTGATGCTCACGCTGGGTTACACACCGGCGCAGATGCTCCTCGATGCCGTCGGCGCCGCAGAGTCGTCGTCCGGCGGGCGCCAGATGCCATCGCACTGGTCGATCCCGCGCCTCCATGCGGTCACAAGATCGTCTTGCACCGGCACACAGTTCCTGCAGGCGGTCGGGTGCGCGCAGGCCGGGCGGTACATGGCGCACAATCCGGCGATCACATCGGAGATGATTCCCTATCACTCCGAGGAAATCACGATTGTGACCGGCGGTGACGGCACCACCTCGCAGGGAGAGTTCTTCGAGGCGATCAATGCCGCCTGCCTTGTCACCAAGCATGGGCAATTGCCGGTGCTGTTCGTGATCGAGGACAACGGGTATGCCATCTCCGTGCCCAAGTCGCAACAGACCGCCGGCGGATCGATCTCGAAACTGCTGGGCGGCCTGGTCGACCAGGGTCTATTGGAGATCGTCGAGGTCGACGGTACCGACCCGGTGGCCTGCTACCGGGCATTTCAGGGGTTGCAGACCCGGTTGCGGGTCGAGCGCAAGCCGGCGCTTATACATGCCCACGTGATCCGTCCCTACTCGCACTCGGAATCCGATGATGATCGGATGTACAAGACCCCCGAAATGCGCGAGGCGGAATCGGAACATGACACGCTGAAGAGCTTCCCCCGCTATCTGATCGAGCACGGCGTCGCCACCGAGGCGCAATTGGCGACGATCCGGCAGCAGGTCGACGCCGAAATCGAAGCCGGGGCACAGGCGGCACTGACCGCGCCACGTCCGGAGGCCAAGACCGCGACCTGGTACGTGACCTCACCGACTGTCGATCCGACGTCCGAT
It contains:
- a CDS encoding dehydrogenase E1 component subunit alpha/beta; translated protein: MNPTTTSSARPKRALVPEAADTADPLTSEQLLNLYRWIYASRRVDDMERKLKTQSRVYFQISGAGHEAVLAALGLTVRPGIDWLYCYYRDRALMLTLGYTPAQMLLDAVGAAESSSGGRQMPSHWSIPRLHAVTRSSCTGTQFLQAVGCAQAGRYMAHNPAITSEMIPYHSEEITIVTGGDGTTSQGEFFEAINAACLVTKHGQLPVLFVIEDNGYAISVPKSQQTAGGSISKLLGGLVDQGLLEIVEVDGTDPVACYRAFQGLQTRLRVERKPALIHAHVIRPYSHSESDDDRMYKTPEMREAESEHDTLKSFPRYLIEHGVATEAQLATIRQQVDAEIEAGAQAALTAPRPEAKTATWYVTSPTVDPTSDRFAAEPQFEGGDLTMIQGINKTLHDEMARNPAIVVFGEDVADVGQDELLDKVPGKGGVFKATIGLQKEYGSLRVYNSQLAEATIVGTATGMATRGLKPVGEVQFSDYIWPAMMQLVDETAKIRWRSFNGFSCPAVIRVATGGYLGGSGAVYHSQSIEGTFAHFPGLLVVYPASALDAIGLLRTALRCDDPVLFLEHKRLYRQPILKSRYPGPDFTIPFGRGRIVRAGDDLTVVSYGATVLKANAVAQKLATEGIQVELIDLRTIIPWDQNLVAESVKKTSRVLVVHEDVRTMGFGAEIAAWISENLFDQLDAPVRRVGALDTPVSYGPEMEDVILPQNDDIERAVRALIGY